One Pseudochaenichthys georgianus chromosome 4, fPseGeo1.2, whole genome shotgun sequence DNA window includes the following coding sequences:
- the cbarpb gene encoding voltage-dependent calcium channel beta subunit-associated regulatory protein, giving the protein MSNESTFWNILPENSTEIPFEAEEQQDGYVLLLVILSILLVGTLIFISVLLITCRRGGQFCARASDDPEKTNTTYVEESQPTHEITIRVDESECMSMASFHDQETERFLSTGTMGRRVSFNEAALFDHGKKAQEKGRRYTLTEGDFHHLKNARLTHLHIPPPALKIVTIHECDSAENSITMTTRPVAKSALSIFQPMLCPLPQTALTSLSVNPSCALPGDALNSVVNTSFSENTIALGTKGRITSSIEMMGAGPRGRGSSVSVGEGALVRSGGSPYAAGSQGPVLQFFTKLRRHASLEGASPYFKIKKWKLDSSQRASSLDTRGSPKRRHFQRQRAASESMDQEDNDAHHIDLIQYIARTQDLPYCPSSHPTTRLLSPPSTPPPSLGRVEVEVMVEASCSHGGPGVIGLSPDPQDEALSLSRREGADPLDPPDPQEPQSLYKDIWSLRATLEKYAASDHSSNNDRNSVCSDVESVCSLGGRTERGGLPSYPSQELGDEAEGAEDIPMFIDERLEVKEGRKRKQGSTDSERGSSDGETSTRKLLQMDSGYTSIEAPCRGPEDLRLFGSASSSPKDRTAHEKRHHFTSAGRSGTIGESFESHLFEEEPEDESLLGASGGVSIETGASSLGWLPYGQILTPREAATPSPQPLMLMRRDYSIDAKTDALFHEFLRHDPQFDQQESPQRKHRSRVHLRKQWQRHKQWSDPGVRYFQTSFEKQRTPLRRGDSVNYPLDTSYHSTLPRIVSAPDEEASDRTGSTPDRKNRAQGVTEITSSSPPPCDLSLSEQDGGQVEHHDLPPDPPDELWLLQAPDSPGHGPQTITAELTDKLTANLGERLYMGLRRARDTAAECVTATHTSPDHSPV; this is encoded by the exons ATGAGCAATGAGTCTACCTTCTGGAACATCCTACCAGAAAACTCCACA GAGATCCCATTTGAGGCTGAGGAGCAGCAGGATGGCTACGTGCTCCTCCTGGTGATCCTGTCCATCCTCCTGGTAGGAACGTTGATCTTCATCTCTGTCCTCCTCATCACCTGCCGCAGAGGAGGCCAATTCTGTGCCAG GGCCAGCGATGACCCTGAGAAAACCAACACCACCTACGTGGAGGAGTCTCAGCCCACCCATG AAATCACCATCAGGGTGGATGAGTCCGAATGCATGTCAATGGCTAGCTTTCACGACCAGGAGACCGAGCGCTTCCTCTCCACGGGAACAATGGGCCGCCGCGTCTCCTTCAATGAGGCTGCGCTCTTCGATCATGGCAAGAAGGCCCAGGAGAAGGGCCGCAG GTACACTCTGACCGAGGGCGACTTCCACCACCTGAAGAACGCACGGCTCACACACCTCCACATCCCTCCCCCCGCCCTCAAGATAGTCACCATCCACGAGTGCGATTCGGCCGAGAACAGCATCACCATGACGACTCGCCCTGTCGCTAAGTCGGCACTTTCCATCTTCCAG CCAATGCTGTGCCCCCTACCACAAACTGCGCTGACCAGCCTGAGTGTCAATCCCAGCTGTGCCCTCCCTGGAGATGCTCTGAACTCTGTGGTGAACACCAGCTTCAGTGAGAACACTATCGCTCTCGGCACCAAAGGGCGAATAACCAGCTCT ATCGAGATGATGGGAGCGGGGCCCCGGGGCCGAGGCAGCAGTGTTAGTGTTGGAGAAGGGGCCTTGGTGAGGAGCGGGGGTTCCCCTTATGCGGCAGGAAGCCAGGGGCCTGTGCTGCAGTTCTTCACTAAACTGCGGCGCCATGCTAGTCTGGAGGGGGCCAGTCCCTACTTCAAGATCAAGAAATGGAAGCTGGACAGCAGTCAGAGGGCCTCGAGTCTGGACACCAGAG GCTCCCCGAAGAGGAGACATTTCCAGCGTCAACGAGCCGCCAGTGAGAGCATGGACCAGGAGGACAACGACGCGCACCACATAGACCTCATCCAGTACATCGCCCGCACCCAGGACCTCCCCTACTGTCCCAGCAGCCACCCCACCACACGCCTCCTCTCACCTCCTTCCACACCACCCCCCTCCCTCGGCAG GGTAGAGGTGGAAGTGATGGTGGAGGCCAGCTGCAGCCATGGCGGACCAGGGGTGATTGGCCTATCCCCTGATCCCCAGGATGAAGCACTGTCCCTATCAAGAAGGGAAGGTGCAGACCCTCTGGACCCGCCAGATCCCCAGGAACCCCAGTCCCTTTACAAAGACATCTGGAGCCTTCGTGCCACACTGGAAAAATACGCCGCCTCCGACCACAGCAGCAACAACGACAGGAACTCCGTCTGCAGCGATGTGGAGAGTGTGTGTTCTCTGGGGGGGCGCACAGAGAGAGGAGGGCTCCCCAGCTACCCGTCCCAGGAGTTGGGGGATGAGGCAGAGGGTGCAGAGGACATTCCAATGTTTATTGATGAGAGGTTGGAGGTGAAAGAGGGAAGAAAGAGGAAACAGGGAAGCACAGACTCAGAGCGAGGGAGCAGCGATGGAGAAACATCGACTCGTAAACTGCTGCAGATGGACAGCGGCTACACGTCGATAGAGGCTCCGTGTCGCGGTCCAGAAGACTTGCGACTGTTTGGGAGCGCCAGCAGCAGCCCGAAGGACAGAACAGCCCACGAGAAAAGGCACCACTTTACCAGCGCAGGGCGAAGTGGCACTATCGGTGAGAGCTTTGAGTCTCACCTCTTTGAGGAGGAACCGGAGGATGAGAGCTTGTTGGGTGCCAGTGGAGGAGTTTCCATAGAAACGGGTGCTAGTTCACTTGGCTGGTTACCGTACGGTCAGATTCTCACACCTCGAGAGGCTGCAACGCCTTCGCCTCAACCGCTAATGCTGATGCGGCGAGACTACAGCATAGATGCGAAGACGGACGCCCTCTTCCACGAGTTCCTCCGTCACGACCCTCAGTTTGACCAGCAGGAGTCGCCGCAGAGGAAGCACCGCTCACGGGTTCACCTCCGCAAGCAGTGGCAGCGGCACAAGCAGTGGAGCGACCCGGGAGTTAGGTACTTCCAGACCTCTTTTGAAAAACAGAGAACCCCGCTACGGAGGGGGGACAGTGTGAACTACCCTCTGGACACGAGCTACCACAGCACACTCCCCCGCATCGTCAGCGCTCCTGACGAGGAGGCCAGCGACAGGACGGGCAGCACGCCCGACAGGAAAAACAGGGCGCAGGGTGTCACCGAAATCACATCCTCTTCTCCACCACCTTGTGATCTCTCCCTCTCAGAGCAAGATGGAGGGCAGGTTGAGCACCACGACCTCCCTCCTGATCCCCCGGACGAGCTCTGGCTCCTTCAGGCGCCCGACTCCCCAGGCCACGGCCCGCAGACCATCACAGCAGAGCTCACGGACAAACTGACTGCTAACCTGGGCGAGAGGCTGTACATGGGCCTGCGCAGGGCCAGGGACACAGCCGCTGAGTGTGTGACggccacacacacttctccggaCCACAGCCCAGTGTAG